Proteins from one Phoenix dactylifera cultivar Barhee BC4 unplaced genomic scaffold, palm_55x_up_171113_PBpolish2nd_filt_p 000254F, whole genome shotgun sequence genomic window:
- the LOC103701065 gene encoding cytochrome P450 71A1-like gives MGSISHHHAIMSLLSLQPLFFVIAVLLSIIFLLLLLCNKGSFSTKTCLPPSPSKLPIIGNLHQLGTLPHRSLQAMADKLGPIMLLQLGQVPALVVSSVDMAREILKTQDHIFSSRPSLKVPKTFLYEGRDVAFAPYGEYWRQARKMCVFHLLSPKMVQSYKLIREQEVALMIEAISRSCSSGTVMNISEDLNCLAKNIISRTALGNCPREEEWYNMFHAVIHECSKMMGAFHVADYFPSLSWLGRLTGLDARVEKLFKKVDEILDAIVDDHINRSTHDKHKTDNFIDILLSLEMEGNKCALFGKEDIKAIVEDLFGAGTESIFVTMEWVLADLIRNPEARKRLKDEIRGIVGSKPMVKEEDLDEMSYLKAVIKESMRLHPPGPFLVPRELIEDTKITGYFIPRRTRIFVNVWAIQRDPKIWEAPEEFRPERFMGSSVDFKGHDFQLIPFGAGRRICPGIGFAVPVLELAIANLMHRFDWKLPNGMKEEDMDMAEAFGLTMSKKSALQLVATPCLC, from the exons ATGGGTTCTATCAGCCATCACCATGCGATTATGTCTCTCCTCAGCCtccaaccactattcttcgttATTGCAGTTCTGCTGTCGATAATTTTCCTTCTTCTGTTATTATGTAACAAAGGATCATTCTCCACAAAAACATGTCTTCCACCTTCCCCATCCAAGCTTCCTATCATAGGCAACCTCCATCAACTAGGCACCCTTCCTCATCGCTCTCTCCAAGCCATGGCCGACAAGCTTGGACCCATCATGCTTCTCCAGCTGGGCCAGGTCCCGGCTCTCGTGGTCTCATCCGTGGACATGGCACGGGAGATCTTGAAGACCCAAGACCATATTTTCTCGAGTAGGCCTTCTTTGAAGGTACCCAAAACATTCCTCTACGAAGGCCGAGATGTAGCCTTCGCACCCTATGGTGAGTATTGGAGGCAAGCAAGAAAGATGTGCGTGTTCCATCTTTTGAGCCCGAAAATGGTCCAGTCCTATAAGCTCATTAGAGAACAGGAAGTAGCTCTCATGATCGAGGCGATCTCTCGATCTTGTTCCTCAGGTACCGTCATGAACATAAGCGAGGATCTGAATTGTCTTGCCAAAAATATTATTAGTAGAACTGCTCTAGGTAACTGCCCGAGAGAAGAGGAGTGGTATAACATGTTTCATGCAGTGATCCATGAGTGCTCCAAAATGATGGGAGCTTTCCATGTAGCGGACTACTTCCCATCTCTTTCCTGGCTGGGCAGACTCACTGGCTTGGATGCGAGGGTCGAGAAACTCTTCAAGAaagttgatgaaattcttgacGCCATAGTCGACGACCACATAAATCGATCGACCCATGACAAGCACAAAACTGATAACTTCATTGATATCTTGCTCTCACTTGAAATGGAAGGCAACAAGTGCGCTCTGTTTGGCAAAGAGGACATTAAAGCAATTGTGGAG GATTTATTTGGTGCCGGAACGGAGTCAATTTTTGTGACCATGGAATGGGTTTTAGCAGATCTTATTCGAAACCCAGAAGCAAGGAAGAGATTAAAGGATGAAATAAGAGGTATAGTTGGCTCCAAACCAATGGTAAAAGAGGAGGACTTGGATGAGATGAGCTACTTAAAAGCTGTGATTAAGGAAAGTATGAGACTCCATCCGCCAGGGCCATTTTTGGTTCCACGAGAGTTGATAGAGGATACAAAGATAACAGGCTATTTTATACCAAGGCGGACAAGAATTTTTGTCAATGTTTGGGCCATTCAAAGGGACCCTAAGATATGGGAAGCTCCCGAGGAATTCCGGCCTGAGAGGTTCATGGGCAGCTCCGTGGATTTCAAAGGCCATGATTTCCAGCTGATTCCCTTTGGTGCAGGCAGAAGGATTTGCCCTGGAATTGGATTTGCAGTCCCTGTCCTTGAACTAGCTATTGCTAATCTCATGCATCGTTTTGACTGGAAGCTGCCTAACGGCATGAAAGAAGAAGATATGGATATGGCTGAAGCTTTTGGACTTACCATGAGCAAAAAGAGTGCTCTTCAGCTTGTTGCAACACCATGTCTTTGCTGA
- the LOC103701066 gene encoding rop guanine nucleotide exchange factor 1-like, which produces MGSVSSEASDERCGSYSPSADVSESESSSDFSGRRYGGGRGGAGGASSSAAGASSSFASSPLAAAAAGGEKPRAATAAAVAARALLPGGDVVFWDAKLEKRKTDFSEVEMMKERFAKLLLGEDMSGGGKGVCTALAISNAITNLSATVFGELWRLEPLAAQKKAMWRREMEWLLCVSDSIVELVPSLQEFPGGGTFEVMVPRPRTDLYMNLPALRKLDAMLLAMLDGFRETEFWYVDRGILVADADEDGSGTYPSSSFGRPSMRQEEKWWLPCPRVLPTGLSEDARKKLQQCRDCANQILKAAMAINSGVLAEMEIPDVYLETLPKNGKSCLGEIIYRYITADQFSPECLLDCLDLSSEHHTLEIANRFEAAIHVWRLKDQKGNPQSKAKKSSWGGKVKGLVSDPERSQFLAQRAECLLQSLRIRYPGLPQTVLDMYKIQYNKDVGQSILESYSRVMESLAFNIMARIDDLIFVDDATKTCAAAENVSIFNRGGLGGLPVQKRISPSPFSIQNTPYASPFGTPTFCSSTPVTGSPGRAHPSLSKISLRGQHDDKEGKFISGEVERVWSYARNLSARRDAGDAPERD; this is translated from the exons ATGGGGAGCGTCTCGTCGGAGGCGTCGGACGAGCGGTGCGGGAGCTACAGCCCGAGCGCGGACGTGAGTGAGTCGGAGAGTTCGAGCGATTTCTCCGGCCGGAGGTACGGCGGAGGCCGCGGCGGTGCCGGCGGCGCCTCGTCATCGGCTGCCGGGGCTTCCAGCTCCTTCGCGTCCTCGCCGCTggccgcggcggcggcggggggaGAGAAGCCCCgggccgccaccgccgccgctgTGGCGGCCCGGGCTCTGCTGCCCGGTGGGGATGTGGTGTTCTGGGACGCGAAGCTAGAGAAGCGGAAGACGGACTTTTCTG AAGTGGAGATGATGAAGGAGCGATTTGCTAAGCTTCTTCTTGGCGAAGACATGTCCGGCGGTGGAAAAGGGGTTTGCACGGCGCTCGCGATCTCAAATGCCATCACAAATCTCTCTG CTACTGTGTTTGGGGAGCTGTGGAGGCTGGAGCCGCTGGCAGCACAGAAGAAGGCAATGTGGCGCCGGGAGATGGAATGGCTTTTATGTGTGAGTGATTCCATAGTGGAGCTCGTCCCTTCTCTCCAAGAATTCCCCGGCGGGGGAACCTTCGAGGTGATGGTCCCGCGTCCCCGCACCGATCTCTACATGAACCTCCCGGCGCTCAGAAAGCTCGACGCGATGCTTCTTGCGATGCTGGATGGGTTCCGGGAGACTGAGTTCTGGTATGTCGATAGGGGGATCCTGGTTGCCGATGCTGATGAGGATGGAAGTGGGACATACCCTTCTTCTTCATTTGGGAGGCCGTCTATGAGGCAGGAGGAGAAATGGTGGCTCCCGTGCCCACGGGTCCTGCCAACTGGTCTGTCTGAGGATGCAAGGAAGAAGTTGCAGCAGTGCAGGGATTGTGCAAATCAGATACTCAAGGCGGCGATGGCGATCAACAGTGGGGTGCTTGCCGAGATGGAAATCCCTGATGTCTACTTGGAGACATTGCCAAAG AATGGAAAATCCTGTTTAGGTGAGATCATCTACCGGTATATAACGGCTGATCAATTTTCACCAGAATGTCTCCTGGATTGCTTGGACCTGTCATCCGAGCATCATACTCTGGAAATAGCAAATAGATTTGAGGCAGCCATACATGTTTGGAGGCTAAAAGACCAAAAAGGAAATCCTCAATCAAAGGCAAAGAAGTCATCATGGGGTGGGAAGGTCAAGGGTCTAGTAAGTGATCCAGAAAGAAGTCAGTTTCTGGCACAACGGGCTGAGTGTCTTTTGCAGAGCTTGAGAATACGGTACCCTGGTCTCCCGCAGACTGTTTTAGATATGTACAAGATTCAGTACAATAAG GACGTCGGGCAATCAATCCTTGAGAGTTACTCAAGGGTCATGGAGAGTTTGGCATTTAACATAATGGCAAGGATAGATGATCTCATTTTTGTGGATGATGCAACAAAGACGTGTGCAGCTGCAGAAAATGTTTCTATATTTAATCGAGGAGGGCTTGGAGGACTGCCTGTTCAGAAAAGGATCTCGCCTAGCCCCTTCTCTATCCAGAACACCCCCTATGCCTCTCCATTTGGCACACCTACATTTTGTTCTTCCACTCCAGTGACTGGAAGCCCGGGAAGAGCGCATCCTTCTTTAAGCAAGATCAGCCTCCGAGGACAGCACGATGATAAAGAGGGAAAATTCATATCTGGTGAGGTGGAGAGGGTGTGGTCGTATGCCAGAAACCTGAGTGCAAGGAGAGATGCTGGAGATGCCCCTGAAAGGGACTGA